Proteins from a single region of Acidimicrobiales bacterium:
- a CDS encoding ABC transporter ATP-binding protein — protein sequence MDPVLRAAGLGKTFRRVRAVDGVDLTIAPGERVALLGPNGAGKTTTLLMVLGAVTPDEGTVDLLGHRVADGRRRRWWRHGGIGAARSAAMEGVGFAAGYLPLPDRLRVREVLDVFARLYGVDDPAAAVAAGLERFEVAHLAGRLCSELSSGQRTLVGIVKAALHRPRLLVLDEPTASLDPDVAYRVRAGLLDTCASEGTALLVTSHDMVEVERLCERVVFLAGGRVVADGPPGQVAAGFGRGGLEDVFLHLAGTLRPAEEAS from the coding sequence GTGGACCCCGTGCTCCGGGCCGCCGGCCTCGGCAAGACCTTCCGGCGCGTCCGGGCCGTGGACGGCGTGGACCTCACGATCGCGCCCGGCGAGCGGGTCGCCCTGCTCGGCCCGAACGGCGCCGGCAAGACCACCACCCTCCTCATGGTCCTCGGCGCGGTCACGCCCGACGAGGGCACCGTCGACCTCCTCGGCCACCGGGTGGCCGACGGCCGGCGGCGGCGCTGGTGGCGCCACGGCGGCATCGGCGCGGCCCGGTCGGCGGCGATGGAGGGGGTCGGCTTCGCCGCCGGCTACCTGCCCCTCCCCGACCGGCTGCGGGTCCGCGAGGTCCTCGACGTGTTCGCCCGCCTCTACGGCGTCGACGACCCGGCGGCGGCCGTGGCGGCCGGGCTCGAGCGCTTCGAGGTCGCCCACCTCGCCGGCCGGCTGTGCTCGGAGCTGTCGTCGGGCCAGCGGACCCTCGTCGGCATCGTGAAGGCCGCCCTCCACCGCCCCCGGCTGCTCGTGCTGGACGAGCCCACCGCCTCGCTCGACCCCGACGTCGCCTACCGCGTCCGCGCCGGGCTGCTCGACACGTGCGCGAGCGAGGGCACCGCCCTCCTCGTGACGAGCCACGACATGGTCGAGGTCGAGCGGCTGTGCGAGCGGGTCGTGTTCCTCGCCGGCGGCCGCGTCGTGGCCGACGGCCCGCCCGGGCAGGTCGCCGCCGGGTTCGGCCGGGGCGGGCTCGAGGACGTGTTCCTCCACCTGGCCGGGACCCTGCGCCCGGCCGAGGAGGCGTCGTGA
- a CDS encoding ABC transporter permease, which translates to MRRRRRRVGAVVRRHAWVMWRSPHRWFDVAFWPLVDVLLWGSLGVFVAEQTTATRAGVPYLLAGILLFHVLYQSQIAVSTGFMEETWSRNLLNLMTTPLTEAEYAAGVALFGLAKLAMGMAVVVACCVGFYAFDVLDVGWALVPIAAILLACGWVISLFVVGLILRFGQGAEILAWGITFVIMPLSGVFYPVDALPGPVQPIAKVLPTTAAFGAVRTVLDGEAVPWGTIAAGAAGALVAALAGLAFLARMLAVFRDRGYVTRFS; encoded by the coding sequence GTGAGGCGGCGACGGCGGCGGGTCGGCGCCGTCGTCCGCCGGCACGCCTGGGTGATGTGGCGCAGCCCGCACCGGTGGTTCGACGTCGCCTTCTGGCCGCTGGTCGACGTCCTCCTCTGGGGCTCCCTCGGCGTGTTCGTGGCCGAGCAGACGACCGCCACCCGGGCCGGGGTGCCGTACCTGCTCGCCGGCATCCTGCTGTTCCACGTCCTCTACCAGAGCCAGATCGCCGTCTCGACCGGGTTCATGGAGGAGACGTGGTCGAGGAACCTGTTGAACCTCATGACCACGCCGCTCACCGAGGCCGAGTACGCGGCCGGCGTGGCGCTGTTCGGCCTGGCCAAGCTGGCCATGGGCATGGCCGTCGTGGTCGCCTGCTGCGTCGGCTTCTACGCGTTCGACGTGCTCGACGTCGGCTGGGCGCTCGTGCCCATCGCCGCCATCCTGCTCGCCTGCGGGTGGGTGATCTCCCTGTTCGTCGTCGGGCTCATCCTGCGCTTCGGCCAGGGCGCGGAGATCCTCGCCTGGGGGATCACGTTCGTGATCATGCCGCTGTCCGGCGTCTTCTACCCGGTCGACGCGCTGCCCGGGCCGGTGCAGCCGATCGCCAAGGTGCTGCCGACGACGGCCGCGTTCGGCGCCGTGCGGACCGTCCTCGACGGCGAGGCCGTGCCCTGGGGGACGATCGCGGCCGGGGCCGCCGGCGCCCTGGTCGCCGCCCTCGCCGGGCTGGCCTTCCTCGCCAGGATGCTGGCCGTGTTCCGCGACCGGGGCTACGTGACCCGGTTCTCCTGA
- the thrC gene encoding threonine synthase — MTSYVSTRGRAGPVPFADALLAGTADDGGLWVPDAWPSLPAETGDGWVGLATAVLERFAGPGVGDAVAEAAATFDHPDVLPLVDLGDVHLLELFHGPTLAFKDVALQVVGRLVDAELTRRGERATVVVATSGDTGSAAIEACRGRPSVDVAVLHPAGLVSEVQRRQMTTVDEPNVLNLAVDGNFDDCQALVKRLFAEERDRGGLRLMAMNSINWARLAVQVAPFVLAARRLGGGPVSFAVPSGNFGNAYAAWVARRMGLAVDTVVVGSNRNDALARWLRTGVLGGGPVHATLSPSMDVQVASNAERLLFELADRDGATVAGWMADLAAGRPVDVGPGRAGELAGRFPAASVDDEATLATMGDVHRRTGVLIDPHTAVGVAAARARRADTGDTPVVCLATAHPAKFPDAVAEATGVRPALPDRLADLLDRPERVTAVPADLGAVRAAIVERFAVRA; from the coding sequence AAACGGGCGACGGGTGGGTCGGGCTCGCCACTGCGGTGCTGGAGCGCTTCGCCGGGCCGGGGGTCGGCGACGCGGTGGCCGAGGCCGCCGCCACCTTCGACCACCCCGACGTCCTCCCGCTCGTCGACCTCGGCGACGTGCACCTCCTCGAGCTGTTCCACGGGCCGACCCTGGCCTTCAAGGACGTCGCCCTCCAGGTCGTCGGCCGCCTGGTCGACGCCGAGCTGACGAGGCGGGGCGAGCGGGCCACGGTCGTCGTGGCCACGTCGGGCGACACCGGCTCGGCAGCCATCGAGGCGTGCCGGGGGCGGCCGTCGGTCGACGTCGCCGTCCTCCACCCGGCCGGGCTCGTCTCCGAGGTGCAGCGCCGGCAGATGACGACGGTGGACGAGCCCAACGTGCTCAACCTGGCCGTCGACGGCAACTTCGACGACTGCCAGGCGCTGGTGAAGCGGCTGTTCGCCGAGGAGCGGGACCGCGGCGGGCTCCGGCTGATGGCGATGAACTCGATCAACTGGGCCCGCCTGGCCGTGCAGGTGGCGCCGTTCGTGCTGGCGGCGCGGCGCCTCGGCGGCGGGCCCGTGTCCTTCGCCGTCCCGAGCGGGAACTTCGGCAACGCCTACGCCGCCTGGGTGGCCCGGCGGATGGGGCTCGCCGTCGACACCGTGGTGGTCGGCAGCAACCGCAACGACGCCCTCGCCCGGTGGCTGCGGACCGGCGTGCTGGGCGGCGGGCCCGTCCACGCCACCCTCAGCCCGAGCATGGACGTGCAGGTGGCGAGCAACGCCGAGCGCCTGCTCTTCGAGCTCGCCGACCGCGACGGCGCCACCGTCGCCGGGTGGATGGCCGACCTGGCCGCCGGCCGGCCGGTCGACGTCGGCCCCGGGCGGGCGGGCGAGCTGGCCGGGCGGTTCCCGGCGGCGAGCGTCGACGACGAGGCGACCCTGGCGACGATGGGCGACGTCCACCGGCGGACCGGCGTGCTGATCGACCCCCACACCGCGGTCGGCGTGGCCGCGGCGCGCGCCCGGCGGGCCGACACGGGCGACACGCCCGTCGTGTGCCTGGCGACGGCCCACCCGGCCAAGTTCCCCGACGCCGTGGCCGAGGCCACCGGCGTCCGCCCCGCCCTGCCCGACCGCCTGGCCGACCTGCTCGACCGGCCGGAGCGGGTCACCGCCGTGCCGGCCGACCTCGGCGCCGTCCGGGCCGCCATCGTGGAGCGGTTCGCCGTCAGGGCTTGA